A region from the Desulfitobacterium dehalogenans ATCC 51507 genome encodes:
- a CDS encoding amino acid ABC transporter permease, producing the protein MQSSAIEMIFTSQNIMRLLEGLLVTARIAFIAILISTFTGILFGLLMTIKSRMIKGLCRLYLETFRIIPVLVWLFIGYFGITAAFNIHLEGEVIAIIVFILWGTAEMGDIVRGALESLPRHQSDSGKALGLSFWKLYRYILIPQAVRRMLPATINLATRMVKTTSLVVLIGVVEVLKVGQQIIENARFTVPTASFWIYGFIFMLYFTMCYPLSRFAKKLEAKWSS; encoded by the coding sequence ATGCAGAGTTCGGCCATTGAGATGATCTTTACCTCACAAAATATAATGCGCCTGCTGGAGGGATTGCTGGTGACGGCACGAATAGCCTTCATCGCCATCTTAATTTCCACCTTTACGGGAATCCTCTTTGGTCTTCTCATGACTATAAAATCGAGGATGATCAAAGGGCTCTGCCGCCTTTATCTAGAAACCTTCAGAATTATTCCCGTCCTTGTCTGGTTATTCATCGGTTATTTCGGAATTACCGCGGCCTTTAATATCCATCTGGAGGGTGAGGTCATAGCTATTATTGTCTTTATTCTCTGGGGAACGGCAGAAATGGGTGACATCGTTAGAGGGGCCTTAGAATCCTTGCCACGACATCAGAGTGACTCCGGTAAAGCCTTGGGTTTAAGCTTTTGGAAGCTTTACCGATATATTTTAATTCCCCAGGCTGTAAGACGAATGCTTCCCGCCACGATTAATTTGGCTACACGGATGGTCAAAACCACCTCGCTTGTGGTTCTCATCGGCGTAGTGGAAGTTCTCAAGGTCGGTCAACAAATCATAGAGAACGCTCGTTTCACGGTACCCACTGCCTCCTTCTGGATTTATGGATTTATTTTTATGTTGTACTTCACCATGTGTTATCCGTTATCTCGTTTTGCAAAGAAGCTGGAAGCGAAGTGGAGCAGTTAG
- a CDS encoding amino acid ABC transporter permease codes for MNLNWEFILQNIPLYEKAAWLTLKLAFWGTLFSLLLGLICSVIIYYRVPFLKTIVGVYIELSRNTPLLIQLYFLYFGLTKLGVTLSETTCAILGLSFLGGSYMAEAFRGGMEAVSKSQIESGLSLGFSRWQLIRYVVFPQALSFSVPALGANCIFLLKETSVVGAIAILDLMNVTKDLIGMYYQTIESLFMLVVSYLIILLPLSFFLTWLERKVRYAEFGH; via the coding sequence ATGAACTTAAATTGGGAATTTATTCTTCAAAATATCCCTTTATATGAGAAAGCGGCATGGCTTACCTTAAAGCTTGCTTTCTGGGGGACATTGTTTTCTTTGCTCCTTGGCCTTATCTGCAGTGTAATAATCTATTACCGTGTACCTTTTTTAAAAACTATTGTGGGAGTCTATATAGAGCTCTCCCGGAATACCCCTTTGCTAATCCAGCTCTACTTTCTCTATTTTGGGCTAACGAAGCTGGGGGTGACCTTAAGTGAGACTACTTGTGCAATTCTTGGTCTTTCCTTTTTAGGAGGCAGCTATATGGCTGAGGCTTTCCGCGGCGGTATGGAGGCGGTGAGCAAATCCCAGATTGAATCTGGCTTAAGCTTAGGGTTTTCACGGTGGCAATTGATTCGTTATGTAGTATTCCCTCAGGCTTTGTCTTTTAGTGTCCCGGCCCTTGGCGCTAATTGTATCTTCTTGCTGAAAGAAACTTCCGTCGTCGGGGCTATCGCCATCCTGGACCTTATGAATGTAACCAAGGACCTCATCGGGATGTATTACCAGACCATTGAATCTCTCTTTATGCTGGTTGTTTCTTACTTGATCATTCTTTTGCCCCTATCGTTTTTCCTGACTTGGCTGGAGAGGAAGGTGCGTTATGCAGAGTTCGGCCATTGA
- a CDS encoding exodeoxyribonuclease III, whose translation MKLISWNVNGLRACLNKGFMDFFEQEQADIFCLQETKLQEEQIPFQLEGYYAYWNFAQKKGYSGTAVFTKNEPLSVSYGIGKEEHDQEGRVITLEFETFYLVTVYAPNSQRGLARLDYRMTWEEEFLSYLKSLEKSKPVIFCGDLNVAHTEIDLKNPKSNRKNAGFSDEERAKFSGLLKNGFIDTFRHFYPDKTDSYTWWSYMFNARTNNAGWRIDYFCVSESLKNELKDALIYDKIMGSDHCPVGLEIF comes from the coding sequence ATGAAATTAATATCATGGAATGTTAATGGCCTGCGGGCTTGTCTAAATAAGGGCTTTATGGACTTTTTTGAACAGGAACAAGCGGATATCTTTTGCCTGCAGGAAACCAAACTTCAGGAAGAACAGATTCCTTTCCAATTGGAGGGGTATTACGCCTATTGGAATTTTGCTCAGAAGAAAGGATATTCCGGTACCGCAGTCTTTACAAAAAATGAACCGCTGAGTGTGTCCTATGGAATCGGTAAAGAAGAACATGATCAAGAAGGGCGAGTCATTACCCTTGAATTTGAAACCTTCTACCTGGTTACCGTCTACGCCCCGAACTCTCAAAGAGGTCTGGCTCGTTTAGATTATCGCATGACCTGGGAAGAAGAGTTTCTCAGTTATCTTAAAAGCCTGGAAAAGTCTAAACCGGTGATCTTTTGCGGAGATCTTAATGTTGCCCATACGGAGATCGATCTCAAAAACCCCAAATCCAACCGTAAAAACGCCGGTTTCTCTGATGAAGAACGGGCAAAGTTCAGTGGACTTCTTAAGAATGGCTTTATCGATACCTTCCGCCATTTCTACCCGGATAAAACAGATTCCTACACTTGGTGGTCCTATATGTTCAATGCTCGAACCAATAATGCAGGGTGGCGTATTGATTATTTTTGCGTCTCTGAAAGCTTGAAGAATGAACTTAAGGATGCCCTAATCTACGACAAAATAATGGGTTCAGATCATTGCCCGGTGGGCTTGGAAATTTTCTAA
- a CDS encoding methyl-accepting chemotaxis protein, whose product MLMKNQPHDENQEIFNHFAYVLPFINDMLTSDVSVGMSDRERQLVYIPGRTLDLKIPIGAPLKAGSGLYRAINEKRRVVVKSDKSLWGVPFIATAFPICNKQKEIIGAIAVMENVDRQDHLKDMSTSLAQSMGVLASTIQEISAQTEEISAVCDSLTNLVNESQSQVKKTDDVLSLIKRIANQTNLLGLNAAIEAARVGEQGRGFGVVAEEIRKLANETTASIKQIEAILNAIQTASSQTFTEMIEIGSSIGQVAEAIGNIAAATEQANAIALELDSLAENLSSEK is encoded by the coding sequence ATGCTTATGAAAAATCAACCTCATGATGAAAATCAAGAAATCTTTAACCACTTCGCTTATGTTTTACCATTTATCAATGACATGCTTACCAGTGATGTCAGTGTTGGAATGTCTGATCGCGAAAGGCAATTGGTCTACATACCCGGAAGAACATTGGATCTTAAAATCCCGATAGGTGCTCCCTTAAAGGCAGGCAGCGGGTTGTATCGGGCAATTAACGAAAAGCGCAGGGTGGTTGTGAAATCCGATAAATCCTTGTGGGGTGTTCCCTTTATTGCTACAGCATTTCCGATTTGCAATAAGCAAAAGGAAATCATCGGGGCAATTGCCGTAATGGAAAATGTGGACCGCCAAGATCATCTCAAGGACATGTCCACATCATTAGCACAAAGTATGGGAGTTCTAGCCAGCACAATCCAAGAGATTTCCGCACAGACCGAAGAAATCTCTGCCGTCTGCGATTCATTAACTAATCTGGTCAATGAATCGCAGTCTCAGGTTAAAAAAACAGACGATGTTCTTTCCCTCATCAAACGCATTGCCAATCAAACTAATTTATTGGGTCTCAACGCTGCTATTGAGGCCGCGCGTGTGGGAGAACAAGGCAGAGGGTTTGGTGTCGTTGCCGAAGAAATTCGCAAGCTAGCCAACGAAACCACTGCTTCCATCAAGCAGATCGAAGCTATACTGAATGCCATCCAAACGGCCAGCTCTCAAACCTTTACTGAGATGATAGAAATCGGCTCTTCCATCGGGCAGGTCGCTGAGGCTATCGGTAATATTGCAGCTGCTACAGAACAAGCCAATGCTATTGCTTTAGAATTAGATTCCCTGGCCGAAAATCTAAGCTCGGAAAAGTGA
- a CDS encoding aminopeptidase P family protein, whose protein sequence is MEIQERVAKLRKLMEDNGMDAYIIPSSDSHLSEYVADHFKSRQWISGFTGSAGTVVITLKDAGLWTDGRYYIQAEQQLQNSGIRLFRAADPKVPSYTEWIREHLPEGSALGFDGHVFSAKQLKDMEKELDGKIAIKFNQDLVGQLWKDRPSIPAQNIFVHDVGYAGRSRIEKLNDLRQQMKGKGANVHLLTALDDIAWLLNIRGDDVPNNPVTIAYVLVAEETCYLCIDEGKVPATVKTELEEDGIQIKGYAAVTELLQGLQGNDSILIDPESVNAVLYHAIHPQVKKVEGANPSTLLKAIKNETELDNLRTSNTYDGVAMVRFIKWLKTAIGKEEITELSAGDTLEALRRENKECVGLSFDTIAGYKDHAAMMHYKATSENAYTLKAEGFLLVDSGGQYFGGTTDITRTIVLGPLTEEEKRDFTLVLKGHIALATVKFLYGATGSNLDVLARQPIWKYGMDYKCGTGHGVGMFLNVHEGPQRLSQMHNATKLEDGMILTNEPGIYKEGKHGIRTENMMVVIKDEETEFGQFMRFEALTYCPIDLAGVDQSLLTDEEQTWLDEYNKMVYDKLESYLNEEEKAWLAQEIRM, encoded by the coding sequence ATGGAAATTCAAGAACGAGTCGCGAAACTCAGAAAGCTGATGGAAGACAATGGCATGGATGCTTATATTATTCCCAGCTCCGACTCCCATCTCAGTGAATATGTAGCTGACCATTTCAAAAGCAGGCAGTGGATTTCAGGCTTTACCGGTTCCGCTGGGACGGTAGTCATTACTTTAAAGGATGCAGGTTTATGGACAGATGGCCGTTACTACATTCAAGCGGAACAACAGCTCCAAAATTCGGGAATTCGGTTGTTCCGAGCAGCTGATCCTAAAGTGCCCAGTTATACAGAGTGGATAAGAGAGCATTTACCGGAAGGAAGCGCCCTTGGTTTTGACGGACATGTCTTTTCAGCAAAACAGCTTAAAGATATGGAGAAGGAACTTGATGGAAAGATAGCCATAAAGTTTAACCAGGATTTGGTGGGACAATTATGGAAAGATCGTCCTTCCATTCCTGCTCAGAATATCTTTGTTCATGACGTAGGATACGCGGGACGTTCTCGGATAGAGAAGCTCAATGATCTTCGTCAGCAGATGAAGGGCAAGGGAGCCAATGTTCATTTGCTGACAGCCTTGGATGATATCGCCTGGCTCTTAAATATTCGGGGAGATGATGTTCCCAATAATCCGGTGACCATCGCGTATGTCCTGGTTGCTGAGGAGACCTGTTATTTATGTATCGACGAAGGAAAGGTCCCTGCTACGGTGAAAACCGAGCTTGAGGAAGATGGGATCCAAATTAAAGGCTATGCTGCTGTCACCGAACTTCTGCAGGGGCTTCAAGGGAATGATTCCATCCTTATAGACCCTGAGAGCGTCAACGCAGTCCTTTACCACGCCATCCATCCTCAAGTGAAAAAGGTAGAGGGAGCCAATCCCTCAACTCTGCTGAAGGCTATTAAAAATGAGACAGAGTTGGACAACTTAAGAACCAGTAATACTTATGACGGAGTAGCCATGGTTCGCTTTATCAAATGGCTTAAAACCGCCATTGGGAAGGAAGAAATCACAGAACTCTCGGCTGGAGATACTTTAGAAGCCTTGCGGAGGGAAAACAAGGAATGTGTGGGTTTAAGCTTCGATACCATTGCCGGATATAAGGATCATGCTGCCATGATGCACTACAAAGCTACTTCGGAAAACGCCTACACCTTAAAAGCTGAAGGATTCCTTTTGGTGGATTCAGGCGGTCAATACTTTGGCGGCACTACGGATATCACCCGTACCATTGTTTTGGGGCCGCTGACTGAAGAGGAAAAAAGAGATTTTACCCTGGTGCTGAAGGGACATATTGCCTTAGCTACGGTTAAATTCCTTTATGGCGCTACAGGATCTAACCTAGATGTCTTAGCCAGACAGCCGATCTGGAAATACGGCATGGATTACAAATGCGGTACAGGTCATGGGGTGGGCATGTTTTTGAATGTTCACGAAGGTCCTCAACGACTGAGCCAGATGCATAATGCCACAAAACTGGAAGACGGGATGATCCTGACCAATGAGCCCGGTATCTATAAAGAAGGAAAACATGGTATTCGCACCGAGAATATGATGGTGGTGATCAAGGATGAAGAGACCGAATTCGGTCAATTCATGCGCTTTGAAGCACTGACCTATTGCCCCATCGACTTAGCAGGTGTGGATCAAAGCCTACTGACCGATGAGGAGCAAACATGGCTGGATGAGTATAATAAAATGGTCTACGACAAACTTGAATCCTATTTGAATGAGGAAGAAAAAGCTTGGTTAGCTCAAGAAATCCGGATGTAG
- the yedF gene encoding sulfurtransferase-like selenium metabolism protein YedF has product MTTIDALGQVCPIPVIRAKKALEELGEEGGVVILLVDNDISRQNLQKMAAGMGYQSEYQEKENGVIEVTIVAGEGCAVEGSGTAVDSGLVVAIGRDTMGEGSEELGRILLKSFIYSLTELTPPPTHLLFFNSGAYLTGSDSNSIEDLKAMADKGTIIQTCGTCTNYYGITEKLAVGEIANMYSIVTTMAEAKRLINI; this is encoded by the coding sequence ATGACAACTATTGATGCCCTGGGACAAGTTTGCCCCATCCCTGTGATTCGTGCCAAGAAAGCCCTGGAGGAATTAGGTGAGGAAGGCGGAGTCGTGATCTTACTGGTAGATAACGATATATCACGGCAAAATCTCCAAAAGATGGCTGCAGGAATGGGATATCAGAGTGAATATCAGGAAAAAGAAAATGGCGTTATTGAGGTGACCATTGTTGCCGGAGAAGGCTGTGCTGTTGAAGGTTCAGGAACAGCGGTGGATTCAGGGCTTGTGGTCGCCATCGGACGAGATACTATGGGAGAAGGCAGCGAAGAATTGGGAAGAATTCTTCTCAAGAGTTTTATTTATTCCCTGACAGAGCTGACCCCACCCCCTACCCATCTTCTTTTCTTTAATTCAGGAGCCTATCTAACCGGTAGCGACTCTAATAGTATAGAAGACTTAAAAGCCATGGCGGATAAAGGAACCATCATTCAAACCTGCGGCACCTGCACCAACTATTATGGTATTACCGAGAAATTGGCAGTAGGAGAGATCGCCAATATGTATAGTATCGTCACCACTATGGCCGAGGCCAAGCGCCTAATTAATATTTAG
- the selD gene encoding selenide, water dikinase SelD, which produces MKSFLSSCTTGGCGAKIGPGELSKVLSYLPAFRDPKLLIGFDASDDAAVYQMDENTAIVSTVDFFTPMVEDPRTFGRIAAANALSDVYAMGGTPLFALNLVCYPEREEIQTLGEVLAGGAEKLQEAGAVLCGGHSIYDREPKYGLAVTGWLNPQKIWKNNTPKPGDRLILTKPLGVGIVMAALRGEMAEAEAVEAALASMQRLNKYAAEKAHDFPIHACTDITGFGLLAHAREMAGESATIVLYPSELPFITQAYTYAKEYLLTAAGQRNRNFMVGAVEFGDTPFPLQELMLDPQTSGGLLFSVPGDCAQEVLHAMQEVEPKAALIGEVVTRQGFPILLR; this is translated from the coding sequence ATGAAATCTTTTTTATCAAGCTGTACCACAGGGGGATGCGGAGCTAAAATCGGACCTGGTGAATTATCGAAAGTTCTTTCCTACTTGCCGGCTTTTCGGGACCCTAAGCTTTTGATAGGATTTGATGCTTCTGACGATGCGGCAGTTTATCAGATGGATGAGAACACAGCTATCGTTTCTACGGTAGATTTCTTTACACCTATGGTGGAGGACCCGCGAACCTTTGGGCGCATTGCCGCAGCTAATGCCTTAAGTGATGTTTATGCCATGGGAGGGACCCCTCTTTTTGCTCTGAATCTTGTCTGTTATCCTGAGCGAGAGGAAATCCAGACCTTAGGGGAGGTATTAGCAGGAGGGGCAGAGAAGCTCCAGGAAGCTGGAGCGGTTCTCTGTGGAGGGCATTCTATCTATGATCGAGAGCCCAAATATGGTTTGGCGGTCACAGGGTGGCTTAACCCACAGAAGATCTGGAAGAACAATACCCCCAAGCCTGGGGACCGACTGATTCTCACTAAACCCTTGGGGGTTGGCATTGTGATGGCCGCTCTACGGGGGGAAATGGCAGAAGCAGAGGCTGTTGAAGCAGCTCTTGCTTCCATGCAGCGTCTCAATAAGTATGCGGCTGAAAAAGCTCATGACTTCCCCATACATGCCTGCACAGATATAACCGGATTTGGACTCCTTGCTCATGCTCGGGAGATGGCCGGGGAATCTGCGACAATTGTTCTCTATCCTTCGGAGTTACCTTTTATTACTCAAGCCTATACTTATGCTAAAGAATATCTGCTAACCGCAGCCGGTCAACGCAATCGCAATTTCATGGTAGGAGCAGTGGAATTCGGGGATACCCCTTTTCCTTTACAGGAGCTAATGCTCGATCCCCAGACCTCTGGAGGGTTGCTTTTCAGTGTGCCTGGTGATTGTGCCCAAGAGGTTTTGCATGCCATGCAGGAGGTAGAGCCTAAGGCGGCGCTCATCGGGGAGGTAGTCACTCGCCAAGGTTTTCCCATTCTTCTTCGCTAA
- a CDS encoding DUF2284 domain-containing protein yields the protein MNPEIMKLLDYLETLGVAHSAHIDTKDISFNPEFRKQCEQNVCGNYKKNWMCPPNVGDFAELKEKALQYKQGIVFQTVHQLEDSFDFEGMQEGMEEQNRILRTFLGWIEENSLITDFLSLGIGPCTVCSRCSILDGQECRLPDEAVASVESYGIDVTSLVKYYGIPYNNGINTVSYISLVLF from the coding sequence ATGAACCCGGAAATTATGAAACTACTAGATTATTTAGAAACCCTTGGTGTTGCCCATAGTGCTCATATTGATACTAAAGATATTTCCTTTAATCCCGAATTCCGAAAGCAATGTGAGCAAAATGTATGTGGCAATTACAAAAAGAACTGGATGTGTCCACCTAACGTAGGGGACTTTGCAGAGCTTAAGGAAAAAGCTTTGCAGTATAAACAGGGCATAGTATTCCAGACCGTGCATCAATTGGAGGACTCCTTTGATTTTGAAGGGATGCAGGAAGGGATGGAAGAGCAAAACAGAATACTGAGAACATTTTTAGGATGGATCGAGGAAAATAGTCTGATCACGGACTTTCTATCCTTAGGTATTGGGCCATGTACGGTCTGTAGCCGTTGTTCTATTCTCGATGGCCAAGAATGCCGACTTCCTGATGAAGCAGTGGCTTCCGTAGAGTCTTACGGAATCGATGTCACATCCTTAGTGAAGTATTACGGTATACCCTATAATAACGGAATAAACACAGTGTCCTATATTAGCCTTGTCTTATTTTAG
- a CDS encoding uroporphyrinogen decarboxylase family protein has product MLTIKQNLLETIRGGNPDRFVNQYEFMDIILENPIDFMAPPGGTVKTGWGITFRWPEGQIGQFPLHDEEHKVLKDITKWKEQVKAPEIPDTDEAWAAAVEHANRIDRNEKFVTAFIAPGVFEMCHHLMSMEDALMGLFEEPELMHELIDYLTEYELKLAEIICRRLKPDAIFHHDDWGSQKNSFISPAMFEEFYLPAYKKIYNFYRQNGVELIVHHSDCYAANLVPFMIEMGIDIWQGVMTTNNTPELIKQYGGKISFMGDIDSGVVDFPTWTREIATREVERACTNCGKHYFIPCLTQGLGFSSFPGVYDCVSEEIDKMSKKMF; this is encoded by the coding sequence ATGCTGACAATTAAACAAAACTTGTTGGAAACCATTCGCGGTGGAAATCCTGATCGGTTCGTCAATCAATATGAGTTTATGGATATCATTTTAGAAAACCCTATAGATTTCATGGCTCCTCCCGGAGGAACGGTTAAGACAGGCTGGGGTATCACCTTTAGATGGCCGGAGGGTCAAATCGGTCAATTTCCTCTCCATGATGAAGAGCATAAAGTGCTCAAAGATATCACTAAGTGGAAAGAACAAGTAAAAGCCCCCGAAATTCCTGACACTGATGAAGCTTGGGCAGCTGCCGTCGAACACGCCAATAGAATTGATCGCAATGAAAAATTTGTCACTGCTTTTATCGCCCCTGGCGTTTTTGAAATGTGCCATCATCTCATGAGCATGGAAGACGCTTTAATGGGTTTATTCGAGGAGCCTGAGTTAATGCATGAGCTCATTGACTATCTCACTGAGTATGAATTAAAGCTGGCTGAAATCATTTGCCGCCGTCTCAAACCTGATGCAATCTTCCATCATGACGATTGGGGCAGCCAAAAGAACTCCTTCATTTCACCGGCTATGTTTGAAGAATTCTATCTCCCTGCTTATAAAAAAATCTACAATTTCTATAGGCAGAATGGGGTTGAACTGATTGTTCACCATAGCGACTGCTATGCAGCAAACCTTGTACCCTTCATGATCGAAATGGGAATTGACATTTGGCAGGGGGTAATGACCACCAACAATACTCCTGAGCTCATTAAACAGTATGGTGGCAAAATTAGCTTTATGGGCGATATTGACAGCGGAGTAGTTGACTTCCCAACCTGGACCCGGGAAATCGCCACCAGAGAAGTTGAGCGGGCTTGCACTAATTGCGGAAAGCACTACTTCATACCTTGCTTAACTCAAGGCTTAGGATTTAGCTCCTTCCCCGGTGTTTATGATTGTGTCAGTGAAGAAATCGACAAAATGAGTAAGAAAATGTTCTAA
- a CDS encoding corrinoid protein, with product MSKIAEVKAMVEAGKAKLVPGLVQEALDAGNPAGDILSGMIDSMGVVGDKFSAGELFVPEMLMAAKAMSKGVDVLKPHLTGESATSLGTCVIGTVAGDLHDIGKNLVAMMLESVGFNVVDLGVDVSAEKFVNAVKDNENVKIVACSGLLTTTMPAMKETVSVLKSSGLTGFKVIIGGAPVSQAMADEIGADGFASDAGGAAVKAKELVNA from the coding sequence ATGTCAAAAATTGCAGAAGTAAAAGCTATGGTAGAAGCAGGGAAAGCTAAACTGGTTCCGGGTCTCGTTCAAGAAGCCTTAGATGCAGGGAATCCGGCAGGTGATATTCTATCCGGCATGATTGACTCTATGGGTGTAGTAGGAGATAAATTCTCAGCCGGAGAGCTCTTCGTGCCTGAAATGCTCATGGCAGCAAAAGCTATGTCCAAAGGTGTGGATGTCCTGAAGCCCCACCTCACTGGTGAAAGCGCAACTTCTTTAGGTACCTGCGTTATCGGCACTGTAGCAGGAGATTTGCACGATATTGGTAAAAACCTGGTAGCTATGATGTTGGAAAGTGTTGGATTTAATGTGGTCGACCTTGGAGTTGATGTATCTGCAGAGAAATTCGTTAATGCTGTCAAAGATAACGAGAATGTTAAAATAGTAGCTTGTTCAGGCCTGCTGACGACGACTATGCCTGCTATGAAGGAAACGGTTAGTGTTCTTAAAAGCAGCGGCTTGACCGGATTTAAGGTCATAATCGGTGGAGCTCCTGTATCCCAGGCAATGGCTGACGAGATTGGTGCCGATGGCTTTGCTTCTGATGCGGGTGGAGCTGCGGTTAAAGCCAAGGAATTAGTTAATGCGTAA
- a CDS encoding methyltetrahydrofolate cobalamin methyltransferase, with protein sequence MILIGEKINGAIPSVAKAIAAKDADFIRNLAKVQSEAGVDFLDVCASVDNDIELETLKWLIDLVQEVSDIPIAIDSPNANVIAQAIKFCNKPGLINSVSMEGDKVEVIFPIIADTKWECVALLCDDTGIPQDTVKRLEVFATLMDKAKQYNIAPSRLHIDPLVQMLCTSEDGILAIMDVIKEIKTQYPKIHVTGGASNISFNLPIRRLVNQAFIVLAMSAGMDSAIVDPTKQDLMGMIFATEALLGQDEYCMEYIGAYREGKFGQK encoded by the coding sequence ATGATACTCATTGGTGAAAAAATTAATGGGGCGATTCCATCTGTAGCTAAAGCCATTGCTGCTAAAGATGCAGACTTTATTCGTAATCTCGCTAAAGTACAATCTGAAGCAGGTGTTGATTTTCTTGATGTCTGTGCCTCTGTGGATAATGATATCGAACTGGAAACCCTGAAGTGGCTTATTGATTTGGTACAGGAGGTTTCAGATATTCCTATCGCCATTGACAGCCCCAACGCTAACGTCATAGCTCAAGCCATTAAGTTCTGCAACAAACCGGGACTGATTAATTCCGTATCCATGGAGGGTGACAAGGTTGAAGTGATCTTCCCGATCATCGCAGATACAAAATGGGAGTGCGTCGCTCTTTTGTGTGATGATACTGGGATTCCTCAAGATACCGTAAAGCGTCTGGAAGTTTTCGCAACTCTTATGGATAAAGCAAAACAATACAATATTGCACCTTCACGTTTACACATTGACCCCTTAGTACAAATGCTTTGCACTTCCGAAGATGGTATCCTTGCCATTATGGATGTCATTAAGGAGATCAAAACTCAATATCCGAAAATTCATGTCACCGGTGGAGCAAGCAATATCTCCTTCAATCTTCCGATTCGAAGATTAGTCAATCAGGCTTTCATCGTATTGGCTATGAGCGCAGGCATGGACAGTGCAATCGTCGATCCCACCAAGCAGGATTTGATGGGAATGATCTTTGCTACGGAAGCACTACTTGGTCAAGATGAATACTGCATGGAATACATCGGAGCCTACCGTGAAGGTAAGTTCGGCCAGAAATAA